In a genomic window of Fusarium verticillioides 7600 chromosome 11, whole genome shotgun sequence:
- a CDS encoding arabinan endo-1,5-alpha-L-arabinosidase gives MWKLLVSGLVAVASLSGVNAAYPNPGPVTGDTRVHDPTVVKTPSGGYLLAHTGDNVSLKTSSDRTAWKDAGAVFPNGAPWTTQYTKGDKNLWAPDISYHNGQYYLYYSASSFGQRTSAIFLATSKTGASGSWTNQGVVVESNNNNDYNAIDGNLFVDSDGKWWLSFGSFWSGIKLIQLDPKTGKRTGSSMYSLAKRDASVEGAVEAPFITKRGSTYYLWVSFDKCCQGAASTYRVMVGRSSSITGPYVDKAGKQMMSGGGTEIMASHGSIHGPGHNAVFTDNDADVLVYHYYDNAGTALLGINLLRYDNGWPVAY, from the coding sequence ATGTGGAAACTCCTCGTCAGCGGTCTTGTCGCCGTCGCGTCCCTCAGCGGCGTGAACGCTGCTTATCCTAACCCTGGTCCCGTCACCGGCGATACTCGTGTTCACGACCCTACGGTTGTCAAGACTCCCAGCGGTGGATACTTGCTGGCTCATACTGGCGATAACGTTTCGCTCAAGACTTCTTCTGATCGAACTGCTTGGAAGGATGCAGGTGCTGTTTTCCCCAACGGTGCGCCTTGGACTACGCAGTACACCAAGGGCGACAAGAACCTCTGGGCCCCTGATATCTCCTACCACAACGGCCAGTACTATCTGTACTACTCCGCCTCTTCCTTCGGTCAGCGTACCTCTGCCATTTTTCTCGCTACCAGCAAGACCGGTGCATCCGGCTCGTGGACCAACCAAGGCGTCGTCGTCGagtccaacaacaacaacgactACAATGCCATTGACGGAAATCTCTTTGTCGACTCTGATGGAAAATGGTGGCTCTCCTTCGGCTCTTTCTGGTCcggcatcaagctcatccaacTCGACCCCAAGACCGGCAAGCGCACCGGCTCAAGCATGTACTCCCTCGCCAAACGCGACGCCTCCGTCGAAGGCGCCGTCGAGGCTCCGTTCATCACCAAACGCGGAAGCACCTACTACCTCTGGGTGTCGTTCGACAAGTGTTGCCAGGGCGCTGCTAGCACGTACCGTGTCATGGTTGGACGGTCGAGCAGCATTACTGGTCCTTATGTTGACAAGGCTGGTAAGCAGATGATGTCTGGTGGAGGAACGGAGATTATGGCTAGTCACGGATCTATTCATGGACCGGGACATAATGCTGTTTTCACTGATAACGATGCGGACGTTCTTGTCTATCATTACTACGATAACGCTGGCACAGCGCTGTTGGGCATCAACTTGCTCAGATATGACAATGGCTGGCCTGTTGCTTATTAG
- a CDS encoding hexokinase, with product MANLQTYLQELERDFTVDTAKLKHITNHFIDELDKGLSVKGGSIPMNPTWVMQQPTGNETGKYLVLDLGGTNLRVFSVELTEEKSGFKVNQVTHRLPKELRTGPAERLWDFVAGHLEEFLKTADFESGTNTDLSFIFSFPTTQRTIDEGILQRWTKGFDVADCEGRDVAASLRHAIAKRKLPLKVRVVTNDTTATMIASAYINPETAIGCVFGTGCNGAYFERCQSIPKLDMEGLPAEALMAINCEWGAFDNEHVVLPLTSFDIAIDDASPRKGQQAFEKMVAGLYLGELFRLIMLDVKKRDDTFWEGQSLEKMQEPYFMDSSFLSTIEEDASEDFKVSHDLSVSKLGVSPNLQELEFMRSVATLITTRAARLSSTGVAAICLKRNLKTCHVGVEGSLFEKHPHFKRELSKALGEILGWENSSPSGKDDVEFLLSPGSGVGAAVIASTLTRSKHEI from the exons ATGGCGAACCTTCAGACATATCTacaggagcttgagagggaCTTTACGGTTGATACCGCTAAGCTCAAGCATATCACTAACCACTTTATCGATGAGTTGGATAAAG GATTGAGTGTCAAGGGCGGCAGCATC CCTATGAACCCAACATGGGTAATGCAACAACCAACCGGTAACGAAACAGGAAAATATCTCGTCCTAGATCTAGGCGGCACAAACCTCAGAGTATTCTCCGTCGAACTGACGGAAGAAAAGTCTGGCTTCAAAGTCAACCAGGTCACGCACAGACTCCCCAAAGAACTGAGGACAGGACCTGCTGAAAGGCTTTGGGATTTTGTCGCTGGACATCTCGAGGAATTCCTCAAAACAGCTGATTTTGAATCTGGAACAAACACCGACTTGAGCTTTATTTTCTCTTTCCCTACAACGCAGCGAACTATTGACGAGGGTATTCTTCAGAGGTGGACAAAGggctttgatgttgctgaCTGTGAAGGTCGCGATGTGGCGGCGTCCTTGAGACATGCTATCGCGAAAAGG AAACTCCCTCTCAAGGTCCGAGTCGTAACGAACGACACAACCGCCACgatgatagcctcagcaTACATCAACCCCGAGACCGCAATTGGCTGCGTTTTCGGCACGGGCTGCAACGGCGCCTACTTCGAACGATGCCAATCCATTCCCAAGCTCGACATGGAAGGACTTCCCGCTGAAGCTCTCATGGCGATTAATTGCGAATGGGGCGCTTTTGACAACGAGCATGTTGTCTTGCCTCTGACGTCATTTGATATCGCTATTGATGATGCATCGCCGAGGAAGGGGCAGCAGGCgtttgagaagatggtggcgGGGTTGTATCTTGGGGAGTTGTTTCGGTTGATTATGCTTGATGTTAAGAAGAGGGATGATACGTTTTGGGAGGGACAGAGtctggagaagatgcaggAGCCTTATTTTATGGATTCATCGTTTTTGTCGACGATTGAAGA GGATGCGTCGGAGGATTTCAAGGTATCACATGACCTCTCTGTATCGAAGCTCGGAGTATCTCCAAATCTTCAAGAGCTCGAGTTCATGAGGAGCGTCGCGACGCTGATAACAACCCGCGCGGCGCGTCTTTCATCAACAGGCGTAGCAGCGATATGCTTGAAGAGGAACCTAAAGACATGTCatgttggcgttgagggaTCCTTGTTTGAGAAACATCCTCATTTCAAACGGGAGCTATCCAAAGCGTTAGGTGAGATTCTCGGCTGGGAGAACTCGTCGCCCAGTGGCAAGGATGATGTGGAGTTTTTGCTTTCGCCTGGAAGTGGTGTTGGTGCAGCTGTCATTGCGTCAACCCTTACTAGAAGCAAGCATGAAATTTAA
- a CDS encoding manganese transporter — MSSANQDEDRHTQVNDPAILPTEPQCSTTPTRDPSAWLLHLQRWKKALIKFLSFIGPGFIIAVAYIDPGNYSTDIAAGASYRFKLLFIVLLSNLFAIFLQSLAIKLGTVSGLNLAEACRAFLPRWLNIILYIFAEIAIIATDIAEVIGFAIALNLLFPKVPLVAGCAISIADVMVILLFYNPDKSMRGLRIFEYFILCLVMGVVICFCIQLSLIQNTSVGEVFKGYLPSKSIVEQQGLYQACGILGATVMPHSLYLGSGIVQPRLREYDVKRGLVPPRPSPSTTGNQVSDKTYYIPSLEAIQSSLKTSIAELAIALFTFALFVNSAILIVAGASLYQNPDAVDADIFSIHDLLASSISPAAGILFALALLLSGITAGIVCTIAGQMVSEGALNVKMRPWLRRLMTRSISITPSIIIAGAVGRSGLNAALNGSQVALSIVLPFVTAPLIYFTSRNKFMTVRSGPARLHVEGQPTLMTGQRNDEEDVKMRNAWYTTAIAVVIWLIIAIMNVANLVLLGKGQ, encoded by the exons ATGTCCTCAGCCAACCAGGACGAAGATAGGCATACGCAAGTAAATGACCCTGCGATATTACCTACAGAGCCGCAATGTTCTACGACGCCTACAAGAGATCCTAGCGCTTGGCTATTGCACCTTCAGCGCTGGAAGAAAGCGTTGATCAAGTTCTTATCCTTCATCGGTCCTGGCTTCATAATCGCTGTTGCTTATA TTGATCCCGGAAACTACTCTACAGACATCGCCGCCGGTGCATCTTACCGCTTCAAGttgctcttcatcgtcttgtTGTCCAACCTCTTTGCTATCTTTCTCCAAAGTCTTGCTATCAAGCTCGGCACTGTCAGCGGACTTAACTTAGCTGAAGCCTGTCGAGCATTTCTACCGAGATGGCTTAACATTATACTGTACATATTTGCTGAAATCGCCATCATCGCGACCGATATCGCTGAG GTCATCGGCTTTGCAATCGCACTGAACCTTCTCTTCCCAAAAGTCCCTCTCGTCGCAGGTTGTGCCATCTCCATTGCGGATGTCATGGTCATCCTGCTGTTCTACAACCCCGACAAGTCCATGAGAGGTCTGAGGATATTCGAGTACTTTATTCTGTGCCTGGTTATGGGAGTTGTGATATGCTTTTGTATCCAGTTGTCGTTGATACAAAACACTTCAGTTGGAGAAGTGTTCAAAGGGTACCTGCCATCGAAGAGCATTGTAGAACAGCAAGG GTTATATCAGGCGTGCGGTATTCTGGGCGCGACCGTCATGCCGCACAGCCTGTACCTAGGCTCTGGTATTGTCCAACCTCGTCTACGCGAATACGATGTCAAGCGAGGCCTTGTGCCTCCCCGCCCATCCCCAAGCACTACAGGCAATCAAGTTTCGGACAAGACCTACTATATCCCATCGCTCGAAGCTATACAATCCTCGCTAAAGACTTCCATCGCCGAACTCGCCATCGCCCTCTTCACCTTTGCCCTCTTCGTCAACTCGGCTATCCTAATCGTTGCCGGTGCCTCTTTATATCAGAACCCCGACGCCGTTGACGCCGATATCTTCAGTATCCACGATTTACTCGCATCATCGATCTCTCCTGCAGCAGGAATATTGTTCGCCCTGGCTCTATTGCTATCCGGAATCACAGCGGGTATTGTCTGTACTATCGCCGGCCAAATGGTCAGCGAGGGTGCTCTCAACGTCAAAATGCGTCCCTGGCTACGCCggttgatgacaagaagTATCAGTATCACGCCAAGTATCATTATCGCTGGCGCAGTAGGCCGGTCCGGCCTCAACGCTGCTCTCAACGGTTCGCAGGTAGCGTTGAGTATCGTTTTGCCCTTTGTCACAGCGCCTCTTATTTACTTTACGAGCAGGAATAAGTTCATGACTGTTAGATCCGGTCCTGCACGACTCCATGTTGAAGGACAACCGACATTGATGACGGGACAGAggaatgatgaggaagatgtgaAAATGCGGAATGCATGGTATACTACAGCTATTGCAGTTGTGATATGGCTGATCATTGCTATTATGAACGTCGCCAATCTGGTGTTGCTTGGCAAGGGCCAGTAG